The following proteins come from a genomic window of Streptomyces leeuwenhoekii:
- a CDS encoding TetR/AcrR family transcriptional regulator → MTATTGTPRGRVAKREAITRAARAVFGRDGFTAAGIETIAAEAEVSTRTIYNHFTGKEELFAAIIEDSSTRVADVLVDLTQRHLGPVSEQGRLEAALLALATAWNRPRAEFADHFAVVRRMRAEAAHLPHGLLQAWDRSGPQRTQRELAHQLSRLADLGALDVDDAALAADHFLLLTSGSVSEHSHHGAAPLSAPARTALITAGVRAFLHGYQPKTGC, encoded by the coding sequence GTGACCGCAACGACCGGTACGCCTCGAGGCCGCGTCGCCAAGCGTGAAGCCATCACCAGGGCAGCCCGCGCCGTGTTCGGCCGTGACGGGTTCACCGCCGCCGGCATCGAGACCATCGCCGCCGAGGCGGAAGTGTCCACCCGCACCATCTACAACCACTTCACAGGCAAGGAGGAGCTGTTCGCCGCGATCATCGAAGACAGCTCCACACGAGTGGCCGACGTCCTGGTCGACCTCACCCAGCGGCACCTGGGACCCGTGAGCGAGCAGGGCCGCCTGGAGGCGGCCCTGCTCGCCCTGGCCACGGCCTGGAACAGACCGCGCGCCGAGTTCGCCGACCACTTCGCCGTCGTGCGCCGGATGCGAGCCGAGGCCGCACACCTGCCGCACGGCCTGCTCCAGGCGTGGGACCGGTCCGGGCCGCAGCGCACCCAGCGCGAACTCGCCCACCAGCTAAGCCGCCTGGCCGACCTCGGTGCCCTGGACGTGGATGATGCCGCCTTGGCGGCCGACCACTTCCTGCTGCTGACCTCCGGCTCGGTCTCCGAGCACAGCCACCATGGCGCCGCGCCGCTGTCCGCCCCGGCCCGCACCGCCCTCATCACCGCCGGGGTGCGGGCCTTCCTCCACGGCTACCAGCCCAAAACGGGTTGCTGA
- the tpg gene encoding telomere-protecting terminal protein Tpg, with translation MSLFGDGLEAAVQKAFTRPAPKSAGAQMRYLVKQLKGTKAVAQMLRVSQRTVERYVKNQIKKPRPDLAARLEREVKKRWQPQIRAKARQKAATTGGIVIDTRARLGYTAPIGSTDQDRIRHLTVALPPVYAARLFDAQEAGATDQELQEIAAEALKEIYFQDGGRRAGSLEEVRFTDIEHLEFDL, from the coding sequence ATGAGCCTGTTCGGGGACGGCCTGGAGGCCGCGGTGCAGAAGGCGTTCACCCGCCCGGCGCCCAAGAGCGCGGGCGCGCAGATGCGGTACCTGGTCAAGCAGCTCAAAGGCACCAAGGCGGTCGCCCAGATGCTGCGGGTCTCCCAGCGCACCGTCGAACGGTACGTGAAGAACCAGATCAAGAAACCCCGCCCGGACCTCGCCGCGCGCCTGGAGCGCGAGGTGAAGAAGCGGTGGCAGCCGCAGATCAGGGCCAAGGCCCGGCAGAAGGCGGCGACCACCGGCGGCATCGTCATCGACACCCGCGCCCGCCTCGGTTACACCGCGCCAATCGGGTCGACGGACCAGGACCGCATCCGGCACCTGACCGTCGCCCTGCCGCCCGTCTACGCCGCCCGCCTCTTCGACGCGCAGGAGGCCGGTGCCACCGACCAGGAGCTCCAGGAGATCGCGGCCGAAGCGCTCAAGGAGATCTACTTCCAGGACGGCGGCCGCCGTGCCGGCTCCCTGGAGGAGGTGCGCTTCACGGACATCGAGCACCTCGAGTTCGACCTGTAG
- a CDS encoding SulP family inorganic anion transporter yields MSSAAVTPAARLRGLKPDWLNNPKVWRTEILAGLVVALALIPEAISFSIIAGVDPAVGLFASFTMAVVISIVGGRRAMISAATGAIALVIAPLNHEYGLGYLIAAVILAGVIQVILGALGVAKLMRFVPRSVMVGFVNALAILIFMAQVPEMHDVPWAVYPLIIGGLALMVFFPKVTKVIPAPLVSIVILTVITVAAGIAVPTVGDKGELPSSLPVPGLPDVPFTMDTLTTIAPYAFAMALVGLMESLMTAKLVDDITDTHSSKTRESIGQGIANIVTGFFGGMGGCAMIGQTMINVKVSGARTRVSTFLAGVFLMVLCIVFGPVVSDIPMAALVAVMVMVAFATFDWHSIAPKTLKRMPAGEIAVMAITVVVVVATDNLAIGVVVGSVTAMVIFAKRVAHLARVHSVLDPDGTTVVYRVTGELFFASSNDLVGQFDYAGDPDKIVIDLSEAHVWDASSVAALDAIETKYAQRGKTVEITGLNDLSADLHGKLTGELAGSH; encoded by the coding sequence TTGTCTTCTGCTGCTGTGACTCCCGCCGCGCGGCTGCGCGGCCTCAAGCCCGACTGGCTGAACAACCCGAAGGTCTGGCGCACCGAGATCCTGGCCGGCCTCGTCGTCGCCCTGGCCCTGATCCCCGAGGCGATCTCCTTCTCGATCATCGCCGGGGTCGACCCCGCGGTCGGCCTGTTCGCCTCGTTCACCATGGCCGTGGTCATCTCGATCGTCGGCGGACGCCGCGCGATGATCTCCGCCGCCACCGGCGCCATAGCTCTCGTGATCGCCCCGCTGAACCACGAGTACGGCCTGGGCTACCTGATCGCCGCCGTCATCCTCGCCGGTGTCATCCAGGTGATCCTGGGCGCGCTCGGGGTGGCGAAGCTGATGCGGTTCGTGCCGCGCTCGGTGATGGTCGGCTTCGTCAACGCGCTCGCCATCCTCATCTTCATGGCGCAGGTCCCGGAGATGCACGACGTGCCCTGGGCCGTCTACCCGCTGATCATCGGCGGTCTCGCGCTCATGGTGTTCTTCCCGAAGGTCACCAAGGTGATCCCGGCCCCGCTCGTCTCCATCGTCATCCTCACCGTCATCACGGTCGCGGCCGGCATCGCCGTGCCGACCGTCGGCGACAAGGGCGAACTGCCCTCCTCCCTGCCCGTGCCGGGCCTGCCGGACGTGCCGTTCACCATGGACACCCTGACAACGATCGCCCCCTACGCGTTCGCGATGGCACTGGTCGGCCTGATGGAGTCCCTGATGACCGCCAAGCTGGTCGACGACATCACCGACACCCACTCCTCCAAGACCCGGGAGTCCATCGGCCAGGGCATCGCCAACATCGTCACCGGCTTCTTCGGCGGCATGGGCGGCTGCGCCATGATCGGCCAGACGATGATCAACGTGAAGGTCTCCGGCGCCCGCACCCGCGTCTCGACCTTCCTGGCGGGCGTATTCCTGATGGTGCTGTGCATCGTCTTCGGCCCGGTCGTCTCCGACATCCCCATGGCCGCCTTGGTGGCCGTCATGGTCATGGTGGCCTTCGCGACGTTCGACTGGCACTCCATCGCCCCCAAGACGCTGAAGCGGATGCCAGCCGGTGAGATCGCCGTCATGGCCATCACGGTGGTCGTGGTGGTCGCGACCGACAACCTCGCCATCGGCGTCGTCGTCGGCTCCGTCACCGCGATGGTCATCTTCGCCAAGCGCGTCGCCCACCTCGCCCGCGTCCACAGCGTCCTCGACCCCGACGGCACCACGGTCGTCTACCGGGTCACCGGAGAGCTGTTCTTCGCCTCCTCCAACGACCTCGTCGGCCAGTTCGACTACGCCGGCGACCCGGACAAGATCGTCATCGACCTGTCCGAGGCCCACGTCTGGGACGCCTCCTCCGTGGCTGCCCTGGACGCGATCGAGACGAAGTACGCCCAGCGCGGCAAGACCGTGGAAATCACTGGGCTGAACGATCTGAGCGCCGACCTTCACGGCAAACTCACCGGCGAACTCGCCGGCAGCCACTGA
- a CDS encoding VOC family protein — MTTPHLGALNEFCWMDVKTHDVPGTAAFFSEVLGWHFAVDEDDWRRAIKIFADGHQIGGVSDLSSPLYPPGTPAHTAYYLAVDDIDARTEAATAAGAQLVLAPFDAGDLGRIATLIDPVGAAFSLWQTDPSNRWSPAARAPQRMVLACPRPEQARRFYRDMLGTVPSCADFVPVQGTKERAPRWELVVCVDDPEAVAARARDLGHGRPDGQDHVGEQRLTGPDGLTFRIRAGAS; from the coding sequence TTGACGACACCTCATCTCGGTGCGCTGAACGAGTTCTGCTGGATGGACGTCAAGACGCACGATGTACCGGGCACGGCGGCCTTCTTCTCCGAAGTACTGGGCTGGCACTTCGCCGTGGACGAAGACGACTGGCGCCGCGCGATCAAGATCTTCGCCGACGGTCATCAGATCGGCGGCGTAAGCGACCTCAGCTCGCCGCTCTACCCGCCTGGCACTCCTGCCCACACCGCCTACTACCTCGCCGTCGACGACATCGACGCCCGCACGGAAGCCGCCACCGCAGCAGGCGCCCAACTCGTGCTCGCGCCGTTCGACGCCGGGGACCTGGGCCGTATCGCCACCCTGATCGATCCCGTCGGCGCGGCCTTCTCCCTGTGGCAGACCGACCCTTCCAACCGATGGTCTCCGGCGGCGCGCGCACCACAGCGCATGGTCCTGGCCTGCCCCCGCCCCGAGCAGGCCCGCCGCTTCTACCGGGACATGCTCGGCACAGTCCCCAGCTGCGCAGACTTCGTCCCGGTGCAGGGCACCAAGGAGCGCGCACCCCGCTGGGAGCTCGTCGTCTGCGTCGACGATCCGGAAGCCGTGGCCGCCCGGGCACGCGACCTGGGACACGGGAGGCCGGACGGGCAAGACCATGTCGGCGAGCAGCGTCTGACCGGCCCGGACGGTCTGACGTTCCGCATCAGGGCTGGAGCCTCATGA
- a CDS encoding VOC family protein translates to MLPDASPSSVWPVLHYDDTRAALRFLVGVLGFEQAVAVPDEHGEIGHAELRWPGGGALVFGSTRHTDSVHGRMRAGSSAVYVVSDDVDAVHQRVVDAGGVVLEAPRETRFGSGAAAYVCTVQDPEGNLWTFGTYCGRSPE, encoded by the coding sequence ATGTTGCCTGATGCGTCCCCGTCCTCCGTCTGGCCGGTCCTGCACTACGACGACACGAGGGCGGCGTTGCGCTTCCTGGTCGGTGTGCTGGGCTTCGAGCAGGCGGTCGCCGTGCCGGATGAGCATGGCGAGATCGGGCACGCCGAGCTGCGCTGGCCTGGGGGCGGGGCGCTTGTGTTCGGTTCGACCCGGCACACCGACAGCGTGCACGGGCGGATGCGGGCGGGAAGCAGCGCGGTCTACGTGGTGAGCGACGACGTGGATGCGGTACATCAGCGGGTGGTCGATGCCGGCGGCGTGGTTCTCGAAGCGCCACGTGAGACTCGGTTCGGGTCGGGTGCTGCGGCGTACGTGTGCACGGTGCAGGACCCGGAGGGCAACTTGTGGACCTTCGGCACCTACTGCGGCCGTTCGCCGGAGTAG
- a CDS encoding MFS transporter: protein MVNPSEPEKKTAGTDGSDAGDGAAAGPTRWGTVAVSALATLLVASELSMAAFALPLIAADLDVTGSATAWVLLAYQLPLAALALPAGRWIDRSDPRTVFAMSLLLIAVASVLASAAPQFWLLLLARVLQGIAAAAYLAVYLPVVILAVRPGQRGRAMSYHATIMMVGSIAVAPLGGWLADAYGWRAVFWVKAPLLLAAAVLGLLTVPARARGKDGPGRAGQALAGDVLLIGAAVTATLVVIEQSGQRPAWAAVLAVLAVVLTAGWTRLGTSRPVLMLLRRGPLGWPTLALMLNASVIGLITFLLPFFISDVMQRGPGLLSTALVFFIATGALVTPLAGLLADRFRPLQVAAWGGALTVAALLPMLTLAADAGLADLAWRMVLLGTGMALFNSPNMTAILDATPESHTGTVGGLTNLARTLGTTFGPALAALGWTLGSGGTSGFRSGVWALVVLTMGAFAALLVASRAGRSN, encoded by the coding sequence ATGGTCAACCCCAGCGAACCGGAGAAGAAGACCGCCGGCACCGATGGCTCGGACGCCGGCGACGGCGCGGCGGCGGGGCCTACGCGGTGGGGGACGGTTGCCGTCTCGGCGCTGGCCACGCTGTTGGTGGCCAGCGAACTGAGCATGGCGGCTTTCGCGCTGCCGCTCATCGCCGCTGATCTGGACGTCACCGGCAGTGCGACGGCGTGGGTGCTGCTGGCCTACCAGTTGCCCCTGGCCGCACTGGCCCTGCCCGCCGGCCGCTGGATCGACCGCAGTGATCCCCGGACCGTGTTCGCCATGTCCCTGCTCCTGATCGCCGTCGCCAGTGTGCTGGCCTCCGCCGCTCCGCAGTTCTGGCTGCTCCTTCTCGCCCGGGTGCTTCAGGGCATCGCGGCGGCCGCCTACCTTGCCGTCTATCTGCCGGTGGTGATCCTGGCCGTACGGCCGGGCCAGCGGGGCCGGGCCATGAGCTACCACGCCACGATCATGATGGTCGGCAGCATCGCCGTCGCCCCCCTCGGCGGCTGGCTGGCCGACGCCTACGGATGGCGTGCGGTGTTCTGGGTCAAGGCGCCGCTGCTGCTGGCCGCCGCCGTGCTGGGCCTGCTCACGGTGCCCGCCCGCGCCCGGGGGAAGGACGGCCCGGGTCGAGCCGGGCAGGCCCTGGCCGGGGACGTGCTGCTGATCGGTGCCGCGGTCACCGCCACGCTGGTGGTGATCGAGCAGAGCGGACAGCGCCCTGCTTGGGCGGCCGTCCTCGCCGTCCTCGCCGTCGTTCTGACCGCGGGATGGACACGCCTGGGCACTTCCCGGCCGGTCCTCATGCTCCTGCGCCGCGGTCCACTGGGATGGCCCACGCTGGCGTTGATGCTCAACGCCTCGGTCATCGGACTGATCACCTTCCTTTTGCCGTTCTTCATCAGCGATGTGATGCAACGCGGCCCCGGGCTCCTGAGCACCGCTCTGGTCTTCTTCATCGCCACCGGTGCGCTGGTCACGCCGCTGGCCGGGCTGCTGGCCGACCGCTTCCGTCCTCTGCAGGTAGCCGCCTGGGGCGGCGCTCTGACAGTTGCGGCTCTCCTTCCGATGCTCACTCTCGCCGCGGACGCGGGCCTTGCCGACCTGGCCTGGCGGATGGTGCTGCTGGGCACCGGGATGGCACTGTTCAACTCCCCGAACATGACCGCGATCCTGGACGCCACCCCTGAATCGCACACCGGTACCGTCGGCGGGCTCACCAACCTGGCCCGCACCCTGGGAACCACTTTCGGACCGGCCCTGGCAGCACTCGGCTGGACCCTGGGTTCCGGCGGTACAAGCGGCTTCCGAAGCGGTGTGTGGGCCCTGGTCGTCCTGACCATGGGCGCCTTCGCAGCCCTGCTGGTCGCCAGCCGAGCAGGCCGAAGCAACTGA
- a CDS encoding MerR family transcriptional regulator — MDGKHMQIGEVAARTELSLRTIRHYEETGLVIPSARSQGGFRLYTESDVQRLMVIRRMKPLGFTLEQMRDLLAATDRLDHADTVDGTERDALLERVRTYEQDASRKIEELRIQLARAEDFAATLRTRLDAARPMGASA; from the coding sequence GTGGACGGCAAGCACATGCAGATCGGCGAGGTCGCCGCGCGGACGGAGCTGTCCCTGCGCACCATCCGGCACTACGAGGAGACTGGCCTGGTCATTCCCTCCGCCCGCTCCCAGGGTGGTTTCCGTCTCTACACGGAGTCCGATGTTCAGCGGCTCATGGTCATCCGCCGTATGAAGCCGCTGGGCTTCACCCTGGAGCAGATGCGCGACCTCCTGGCCGCTACCGACCGCCTCGACCATGCCGACACGGTCGACGGCACGGAGCGCGACGCGCTCCTGGAGCGGGTGCGGACCTACGAGCAGGACGCGAGCCGCAAGATCGAAGAGCTGCGTATCCAGCTGGCCCGCGCAGAAGACTTCGCCGCGACCCTGCGCACCCGGCTTGACGCCGCACGTCCCATGGGCGCCTCGGCCTGA